Below is a window of Agrobacterium sp. RAC06 DNA.
GGAGGCTGAAGTGACGAGGTGATCCATCCCTTCGTTCTTGGCCGTCAGCATTTCGACATAGGCTTGCGCCATACCGTCGCTCGCGCCTAACTCGCGCATCATCTGACCGAAATGGGCCATAGACAGTTCGGATGCCACGATCTCGCGACCGAGAACCTCCGACATAATCGCAGCCATCTGATCAAACGACAGGTCTTCAGGCCCGAGAAGCGGGATTGTCTCGACGCCCGTCCACTCTGGGTCCAGCAGCAAGTCTGCCGCAACCTGCGCCACGTCGGCCTTGGCCACATGTGGCAGCTTTAAGTTCGCTGGTGTCGGCTGGAAGAATTGGCCGATGGTGCGGATCGGTTCGGCCTGGCGGCCAATGTTGTCCATCAGTGAGGCGCAGGCCAGGGCGCGATAGTGGGCTCCCGTATTCGCGATCATATCGTCGACCGCCAGCGTAGCCGTCACATGACCGGCAGGCTTCGGCCAACCGCGGCCGAGAGCTGATATGCCGACGATATGGGTCACTCTGGATCCAGGAACTGCGTCACAAAATGCCTTGGAGACACCGCCATAGGCGGCCTCTGGCGAGGGCAGGGTGGCGTCGCCAGGCGGCAGCCAAAACACGCGGGTCACGCTGGGCAGCGCCCGCGCGATGGTATCGGCGTCAGCCATGGAGCCCTCGACAACGTCCAAGGCAGGATTTAGCGGCAGTTTCGACGCATTGCGGGCGATGACGCGCACACTGGCACCGGCTGTGAGCAGCTGAGAAAGGACGCGGCGACCGATATCGCCCGTGGGGGTTGTTAAAAGAATCAATGCGCTCTCCATAGGGGGTTTTTGACGTTAAGTTCGCGCCAAGGTTGTTGTTCATAGTCGAGTTGCTCAGCACAACGACCCTTTTGAAATCGACCGGAACCGAAACATGAGCCTTCGTTATCAGTGAGCGGCCAAATACGCGGCGCACAACGTTCGTTTCCTGCACCCACACATCGGTGTGCACCCGCTG
It encodes the following:
- a CDS encoding NAD(P)H-binding protein, yielding MESALILLTTPTGDIGRRVLSQLLTAGASVRVIARNASKLPLNPALDVVEGSMADADTIARALPSVTRVFWLPPGDATLPSPEAAYGGVSKAFCDAVPGSRVTHIVGISALGRGWPKPAGHVTATLAVDDMIANTGAHYRALACASLMDNIGRQAEPIRTIGQFFQPTPANLKLPHVAKADVAQVAADLLLDPEWTGVETIPLLGPEDLSFDQMAAIMSEVLGREIVASELSMAHFGQMMRELGASDGMAQAYVEMLTAKNEGMDHLVTSASRRDTPTTFRTWCACELLPLVRGVTATDDLGACSLSPRSSKPFEPSSNSAKCNDLPHMPYPQYMRIC